One window from the genome of Myxococcota bacterium encodes:
- a CDS encoding glycosyltransferase, with protein MSARRYRVGVVARHPIQYQAGIWRALAAHPRIDANVIFLDTIGVDGTIDPTLNAAMAWDVPMLEGYPHEFVRNLSPARFTAVVDRINPGVGVAIRRGGYDAVILHGYLSISNWLALVASRRAGAKIVYRGEGSVRGRTLHDGRAATAIKHPLNRWFLDHCDAVAYSSTDNRDYQISRGAREEQLFAFPCAVDNDELARLRDAAETRAGFRERVGIPHEATLVLNVGRFTDHKCTGDCIAALAAPALARRPDVHLALAGDGPLRADLEALARSRRVADRVHFLGFLGQAQIASAMRAADLFVLPSNRDPSPKALSEALYFGLPAVCSDAIGTAPDLVLPGENGAIFPLNDVRTFAEAIADVAASPARLRSFGARSHEIALANDFAAGIRSLVAKLDTLFEGGSRDE; from the coding sequence ATGAGCGCACGCCGCTACCGGGTGGGTGTCGTCGCGCGCCATCCGATCCAGTACCAGGCCGGCATCTGGCGCGCGCTGGCAGCGCATCCGCGCATCGACGCCAACGTCATCTTCCTCGACACGATCGGCGTCGACGGAACGATCGATCCCACGCTCAACGCCGCGATGGCGTGGGACGTTCCGATGCTCGAGGGATATCCGCACGAGTTCGTGCGCAACCTCTCTCCCGCGCGGTTCACGGCGGTCGTGGACCGGATCAACCCGGGAGTCGGGGTGGCGATCCGGCGCGGGGGCTACGACGCCGTGATCCTGCACGGCTACCTGTCGATCTCGAACTGGCTCGCACTCGTCGCATCGCGAAGGGCCGGGGCGAAGATCGTCTATCGCGGCGAAGGCTCGGTGCGCGGGCGAACGCTTCACGACGGGCGGGCCGCCACGGCGATCAAGCACCCGCTCAATCGCTGGTTCCTCGATCACTGCGATGCGGTCGCGTACAGCTCGACGGACAACCGCGACTACCAGATCTCGCGCGGTGCTCGCGAGGAGCAGCTCTTCGCGTTCCCCTGCGCCGTCGACAACGACGAGCTCGCTCGGCTGCGCGACGCCGCCGAGACGCGCGCCGGCTTCCGGGAGCGCGTCGGCATTCCACACGAAGCGACGCTCGTTCTCAACGTGGGGAGGTTCACCGACCACAAGTGCACCGGCGACTGCATCGCGGCGCTCGCGGCGCCCGCGCTCGCGCGGCGCCCGGACGTCCACCTCGCGCTCGCCGGCGACGGCCCATTGCGCGCGGATCTCGAAGCGCTCGCACGCTCGCGCCGCGTCGCCGATCGCGTCCACTTCCTGGGTTTCCTCGGACAGGCGCAGATCGCGAGCGCAATGCGGGCCGCCGATCTCTTCGTCCTCCCCTCGAATCGCGACCCGTCGCCCAAGGCCCTCTCTGAGGCGCTCTACTTCGGGTTGCCGGCCGTGTGCTCGGATGCGATCGGAACGGCGCCCGATCTGGTGCTCCCGGGCGAGAACGGCGCGATCTTCCCGCTGAACGACGTGCGCACGTTCGCCGAGGCGATCGCGGACGTCGCTGCGTCGCCCGCGCGCCTGCGCTCGTTCGGGGCGCGCTCCCACGAGATCGCTCTCGCGAACGACTTCGCCGCCGGGATCCGTTCGCTCGTCGCGAAGCTCGACACGCTCTTCGAAGGAGGTTCCAGAGACGAATGA